From Pedosphaera parvula Ellin514, one genomic window encodes:
- a CDS encoding methyltransferase: MPKLSALNPPQYDPSTIFEVYRGMFGSQLLTAAIAHFRVFEQFESGPLSFAALREKLGLELRPATVLVTGLRAFGLLLPADGVAFTHGHEGSFIPSPIALEHLRESSYFDISGYLGLAAQDPGVLAMVERLRTNRPAGLKQDEAGAAFIFRKDLASAMETESAARHLTLSLAGRAKNVAPSLAATVPLSNAQHLLDIGGGSGIYAIACLQKNPHLRATVLDRPEVLKVAAEFAQAYGVTDRLNLQPHDMWSDPFPAADVYLLSNILHDWDIPQCEQLLRRCSAAMPAGARLLIHDVFLNDSLDGPLPVALYGTHLFMLTEGRAYSAAEYRAMLQAASLNAGPDIIPSLIHCGVLTAYKIS, from the coding sequence ATGCCAAAGCTTTCCGCCCTCAATCCACCGCAATACGACCCCAGTACCATCTTCGAGGTTTATCGCGGCATGTTTGGCTCTCAACTTCTTACCGCTGCCATCGCCCATTTCCGCGTGTTCGAACAATTCGAGTCCGGTCCGCTCTCCTTCGCAGCCCTGCGTGAAAAGCTCGGACTTGAACTCCGCCCCGCCACTGTTTTGGTCACGGGCTTGCGTGCTTTTGGCCTTTTGCTTCCCGCTGATGGCGTAGCTTTCACCCACGGACATGAAGGGTCGTTTATACCTTCCCCAATCGCTCTCGAACACCTGCGTGAATCCTCCTATTTTGATATCAGCGGTTATCTCGGCCTCGCCGCCCAGGATCCCGGCGTTCTCGCCATGGTCGAACGTCTCCGCACCAATCGGCCCGCTGGCTTGAAGCAGGATGAAGCAGGTGCCGCTTTCATTTTCCGCAAAGACCTGGCCTCCGCCATGGAGACAGAATCTGCCGCCCGCCATCTCACACTCTCCTTGGCGGGCCGCGCCAAAAATGTCGCCCCTTCCCTGGCGGCCACTGTTCCACTCTCTAACGCCCAACACCTGCTTGATATCGGCGGTGGTAGTGGCATTTACGCCATCGCCTGCCTCCAAAAAAATCCACATCTTCGCGCCACGGTGCTTGACCGTCCTGAAGTCCTGAAAGTTGCGGCTGAATTCGCCCAGGCTTACGGCGTCACCGACCGCCTCAACCTTCAACCGCATGACATGTGGAGCGATCCCTTCCCGGCTGCCGATGTTTACCTGCTCTCCAACATCCTTCACGATTGGGACATCCCCCAGTGTGAGCAACTCCTTCGCCGTTGCTCTGCCGCCATGCCCGCGGGAGCGCGCCTGCTCATCCACGATGTTTTCCTGAACGATTCCCTTGATGGCCCGCTGCCAGTCGCGCTTTATGGCACCCATCTTTTCATGCTCACCGAAGGCCGCGCCTACAGTGCCGCCGAATACCGAGCCATGCTCCAGGCCGCCAGCCTTAATGCAGGACCCGACATCATCCCCTCCCTGATTCATTGCGGTGTCCTCACGGCCTATAAGATTTCGTAA
- a CDS encoding TonB-dependent receptor, translating to MNSEKRLKSFSKKTPLLLSIALAASSSLAQQSNTAATAEISTNTPTRLPVVVVTAQKEREEVLSIPVSVTPVTRETIQNADIRTVREASIYAPNTFINEFSARAVSNPFFRGIGGSPQNPAVTTFIDGVPQLNSYSANVELVDVDQVEFIRGPQGALFGRNTAGGLINITSRRPTDLWTAYADANYGNYNFRDVRGTISGPLFQDQVGLSLSGGYSARDGYTVNDFTGHRLDSREAGFGKGQLLWKINDRLDLRLILSGEHDHDGDYALGDLGFIRAHPHHVDRDFEGFNHRDVISPTLLANYYGDNFDLSSISGGVWWKNEGLTDLDYTTVPGNTRDNVEEEHQFTQEFRFSSPKDRPIHLNDVLDLGWQGGVFAFSEDYQQSAANNTLIPNPFPSPIPTFIPLTQNSSADLDNWGVGVYGQAKLTAWEKLDFTAGLRFDYEDKHAELGNSLNPPFAPPGRVVASDNFSQFSPQFSLAYHFTTNHMAYASVARGFKAGGFNPPPTGFAAPPGTVEFGTEHSWNYEVGYKAQYFDGKVETTAALYYIDWRNLQLNQPIGLSGQYFIGNAGAADSKGVEFSALYHPYNWWDLFGSVGYNNAEFLSGSQNLGMNVGGNKLPYAPEYNANVGTQISWAPCTRATLYARAEVTVYGDFKYDATNIQGQSAYSLANFRAGVRGNHWFAEGWVNNAFDTHYVPIAIPYSTPSGYIGESGAPVTFGGRIGLTF from the coding sequence ATGAACTCAGAAAAAAGACTTAAATCATTTTCAAAGAAGACTCCGCTTTTGCTGTCCATTGCTCTCGCCGCTTCCTCAAGCCTGGCCCAGCAATCGAACACTGCTGCCACCGCCGAGATTTCCACCAACACGCCTACCCGTCTTCCCGTGGTGGTGGTCACCGCCCAAAAGGAACGCGAAGAGGTATTATCCATTCCCGTCAGCGTCACGCCGGTCACCCGGGAAACCATCCAGAATGCTGACATTCGCACGGTGCGCGAAGCCTCGATTTACGCCCCGAACACTTTCATCAATGAATTTAGCGCGCGTGCCGTCAGCAATCCCTTCTTCCGTGGCATCGGCGGCAGCCCGCAAAATCCCGCTGTTACCACATTCATTGACGGCGTTCCCCAGCTCAACAGCTACTCCGCCAACGTCGAGCTCGTCGATGTCGATCAGGTGGAATTCATCCGCGGACCTCAAGGCGCTCTCTTCGGTCGCAATACCGCAGGCGGTTTGATCAATATTACGAGTCGCAGGCCCACGGATCTTTGGACCGCTTACGCCGATGCCAACTATGGCAATTACAATTTCCGCGACGTTCGTGGCACCATCTCCGGCCCGCTCTTCCAGGATCAAGTTGGCCTCAGCCTCTCCGGCGGTTACTCCGCTCGCGACGGTTACACGGTCAATGATTTCACCGGCCATCGCCTCGATAGCCGCGAAGCTGGGTTCGGCAAAGGCCAATTGCTCTGGAAAATCAACGACCGTCTCGACCTCCGCCTGATCCTCTCCGGCGAACATGATCACGACGGCGACTACGCCTTGGGCGACCTCGGTTTCATCCGCGCTCATCCTCATCACGTGGATCGTGATTTCGAAGGTTTCAATCATCGCGACGTCATTTCCCCCACGCTCCTCGCCAACTATTATGGCGACAACTTTGACCTCTCCTCCATTTCCGGCGGAGTTTGGTGGAAAAACGAAGGTCTTACCGACCTCGATTACACCACCGTTCCTGGCAACACACGCGACAACGTGGAGGAAGAACATCAATTCACCCAGGAATTCCGCTTCTCCTCCCCCAAGGACCGGCCAATCCATCTGAACGATGTTCTGGACCTGGGCTGGCAGGGAGGCGTTTTTGCCTTCAGCGAAGATTACCAGCAGAGCGCAGCCAATAATACACTCATACCTAACCCTTTTCCCAGCCCTATCCCGACATTCATTCCGTTGACCCAAAATTCCTCTGCGGATTTGGATAACTGGGGTGTTGGGGTTTACGGCCAGGCCAAGCTCACCGCCTGGGAAAAACTCGACTTCACTGCTGGTCTGCGTTTCGATTACGAGGACAAGCACGCTGAACTTGGAAATTCGCTTAATCCCCCATTTGCGCCTCCGGGACGAGTTGTGGCCAGTGACAACTTCTCGCAATTCTCACCCCAGTTCAGCCTGGCCTATCATTTTACCACCAACCACATGGCCTACGCCTCCGTGGCTCGCGGCTTCAAGGCTGGCGGTTTCAACCCTCCGCCCACCGGCTTCGCTGCGCCTCCGGGAACTGTGGAATTCGGCACCGAACACAGTTGGAATTATGAAGTCGGCTACAAAGCCCAATACTTTGACGGCAAGGTCGAAACCACTGCTGCTCTTTACTACATTGATTGGCGCAATCTCCAACTCAATCAACCTATCGGCCTCTCCGGCCAATATTTCATTGGCAACGCTGGAGCAGCCGACAGCAAGGGCGTCGAGTTCTCTGCGCTCTATCATCCTTACAACTGGTGGGATCTCTTCGGTAGCGTCGGTTATAACAATGCTGAATTCCTGAGTGGCAGTCAAAACCTCGGCATGAATGTCGGGGGCAACAAACTTCCATATGCCCCCGAATATAATGCCAACGTCGGCACACAGATTTCCTGGGCTCCCTGCACTCGCGCCACTCTTTATGCCCGCGCCGAAGTCACTGTCTACGGCGACTTCAAATATGATGCCACCAACATCCAGGGCCAGTCAGCCTACAGCCTCGCCAACTTCCGTGCCGGTGTGCGCGGCAACCACTGGTTCGCTGAAGGTTGGGTGAACAATGCCTTCGACACCCATTATGTGCCGATCGCCATTCCTTACTCCACACCTTCCGGCTACATCGGTGAAAGCGGCGCCCCGGTCACGTTCGGCGGTCGCATCGGACTTACGTTCTAA